AACCCTCGCTTGAACGCACTGATGACAGCTGTTTTTTTGGACCGTACCGCCCGTGACTCCATCATTGAGTGCACATGGTTTCTTCGACAGTCGCAGAACACTCATTTTTTCGCTCAGAAAGAGCGCGCAAAAGAAATGCCGCTTTTAGACATCTGGAATTGGGAGGTTGCGGCAGCCATGGCTGCGAATTGCTCCAGTGACGAGAGCTTCATGGCATTTGTTGAGTGCCTAAAGCGCCGAAAGCCGAGCTGCATTACGCGCACTGGTGATAACGCAGATAATGTTGCTGCACTTCTGTGCAGCGAGCTGGATATTCACTATCTTACTCCTGTGGTCTCCCGAGATCAGTACCGTAGTTTTCGCTCCTCAGGTATCACAAGCGCGATCCAATAACAGCTTGTGCACCTTGCTATGCTGATCTAACGTGATGCCAAATAATAGAGTGCAGAAAAGAAACATTTCAGGGCTCTCTGTGAACCAAGATGCCGGCCGATTCAGCAACAAAACGTCACGGCACTCCAGTACAGTCCGCTCACTCTCTGGCAGATATTCCTTTGCCTGAGGTATGCTCATGTAGCACTACGCGTGTGCTTTTTACCCTATCTCTTCCCTGCTTTGCTTGGAACTaggacgaaaaaaaaaaacaggcaGCTTCAATGGAAGCAATTCTTATCAGGCTCTTATTACTCCgatgcatatatatattttttcGTCCTTGGTCACCCCTCCGTTTATTGCACTACTCACGATATGTTGAACTCAGCTTCTCTTACTTCTCCATATAGATTGCAGAAGAGACTTGCATGCCATTTCTATTTAGCTTTTCACCTAGATTGTAGATGAAGTCATCAGGTATTCTTCAAACCCATGAACCTGCTAACGTATTTCCTTTTGAGGTTTGCAACCTCCTTTTGGGGAAAGGTGGAAGTGGCCAGGTATTCCTAGGTCGCGTAGGCGGCTCCGACAAGTACGTTGCCATCAAAAAACAGTATAGCAGGTACAATTCTAACGGGTCTACGGGGAGCCGCATGCTCCCGAAAAGCTCAGGGCTTCCGCAGTCATCGCAGCGGACAAGAAGCCACCTGTCTCAAGACACGCTCGTCTCGTCACTTGGTAGTCATTTTGTCTGCAGAGGCGAAAGCGGGTTGCAGCAGCTAGAAGCTGGCGACTGTGTTCCTGTGTCTCAGCGAAGGGAACTGGATCTCGGAGAGGAAAGCGTTTCGCAAACCGCAGCTCTTTCCCAGCAGCATGAAAACTGCAGCGCAGAAAATTCTTCTGGCGACGCCACAAGGCAGAGGGTGGTGCCACCAGTGATGGACGAAGTATCGGTTTTGAATTACCTTGGGCCTCATCCACAGATTGTTCGGTTTCTGGGCAGCTACACAACGTCGAAGAACACAAGCTTTTTTACCATGGAGTTGATGGACAGTGACGTTGGACGGGAGCTGAGAGAAGGGAACGCAACCCTGCacgaggagggcgtgtgtgctgccATTGCGTACTCTGTCTTGCTCGCGCTAGAGGAGATGCACTCTCACGCTGTAGCGCACCGAGACGTCAAGCCTGGCAATATTTTGCTGAAGCGTCTCACAGAACCAGAAGAATGGGCGTGCATTTACCTTCCAAGGGATGACTTCAGGGCACGTCTACTGCCAAAATCATCGGCCGTGTCGGCTTTCGATCCGACACTTTGCACGAGTAAGGAAGCATCTAGTCACGAGGTTGCGCCGGCCATCCGAAGCGCAAATGACAATGCATCGTATGTCAAAGCTGCACTGGGGGATTTCAGCGCGGCTCACAGTACTCGCTGCGCCGACAACGTGGCCTTTTTCGACACTCGTGGAACACTTCACTACAAATCCCCGGAGCAACTCATGGGCAAGCGCAGTGTCGCCTCCGAGAACTTTGCTGCTGTTGACCTGTGGGGGCTAGGCTGCACCCTATACGAGATGGTCACCGGCACGCGACCGTTCCCGGGCAGTAGTgagctgcaggtgctcaTGAGCATTTTAGATGCCTTGGGGAGTGACATTCAGTCGTTCCCGGTGGCGACCAAACACGCCGCACTCTTCGACGAAATTCCCGCATCGCCTGCATTTGTGAACTTattgcagcgcctcctctgtctcGATCCGACGCGGCGCTGTACGGCGAAGGAGGCTCTGCGCCACTCGTTTTTAGCCTCCATTCGCGACAGCGCCTTGCGCTGTGCCGATGCGGAGCGCCAAATCTCGACCGATCGCCTGCCGTATGTGATCGGGATCCCATTGACGCTCAAGTACGCATCTTTCACACACATTCCCGAACTTCGCTTTAGTCGCATTTCTCGGACCCCGTTGAAAGCAACGGAGTCAACTCCTTCAGAGCTAAGCGCGCCTCAGCAACCTCCTGCGAACGGCTGCCCTGCGCCTCCATCTGCTTCAGACACTGAAATCGCTGCCCTCACCGTTGTAGCCGAGCGCGAGGCCGCTGCCGAAACAAGATCCAAGCATCGAGACGTGAATCACTGGAGCGATGGAGCCACTACTACACTATGGGGGCGTGAAGGAGATTGCGAGGAccaagaagaaaaggagacACCGTCGaagaagccgccgcagcagcactgctcCGACACCACCGGGACTTCTTTCCTGAGCGAGAGTTCGTACCTGCACTGGAGCGAAATTCGCCCCGCCACGCGGCCCtccgcgcctccgctgctgaagcCGCTTCAGCACAAGGAAAATAGAGTACGGAGTAGCAGCGGTTGCAGAGCAGTGGCGTTCTTTGgcaacgccgccgttggCAGCACACCATCCCCGTCCACGAGTGCAAATgacccacagcagcagccgccatcCCTTTCGGGATCGATGCATCGAACCGTCGACGTTGCAAGCCGAAACACCGTCTCACGCGCCCTTAACATCAGTGACTCAAGCGTAAAAGGTGTTCGAACCGAACGCAGTGCTTCGCACGTCGACTTTGACCTCAGCCCCGTCGCAGCTACTCAGCTTTTCAGCACAGAGACGGACACGAGTGCGTGCTTGGTGCCGCACCCGGCCGCCGCTTtcctgccgcgccgcacgcagccAGTTCTACAGCTGGCAAGCGGCAGCACTTTTACGGCAAGCAACCTGCGAGCCAACTCGTCCTTTGAGCGCGAAAACCTTATGGTaggccggtgcggcggcaacggAACATCTACGTCAGCCGCCGTGGGCGTTGCAGGCCCAACGGGTGTCATCCACGCaggacgctgcagcactccgcgccagcaccacggACAGCGCCCGACCGCCTTCTCGGGCCGCGCGCTTTGCTTTTCGGAAGAGACGGACCCCTTTACCCGCCGTAGCTGGGGCTCTAGTGCCGGCCAGCAGAGCTGCTTGAACTCACTCTTGACGTCCCCGGCTCCTGTGGGGCAGCGGGCGGTCGAAGAATGCTCACCACAGCCGTCACCGATTCGTCCCATCGGCGTTGCCACAAGGTCGCCGTCGGGGTTGCCTGTTGCGGCAGACCGCAGCGGCTTGTTTTTGGACGACTCCGGCGTAGGTCTGGGGTGGATCGGGATGCCACCTACGACCTCGGCAGCGCAGGAGagcatcggcgccggcgcctgtGAAGCGGTTGCGGCGCTGATGCCGGCACTGGCGCGTGATGTAAGTAGAGGCTCAGAAGCaggtgcagcggtggcgccaaTGCTTTACCCGGTACGCCTCCAGCCGTCGTGGAatgcgagcagcaccacggcGACCGGGATTGTGCAGCCTTCAAACTCGCCGTGTGTACGCCGGTGTGTGCACCTCCTCGAGCCACCACCTGGCGGTTGTTCGCGCAGCCGTACCTGTTCCGCTGTAGCGCTGACGATGGGCGTGACTACTGCCGCTGTAGCTGAGCGACCAGACGCATCGTGCAGCagccagcaacagcagccaaCGACCAGCCCCGCTTCCACTGGCCGCAGAGACGCGTCGAGTTCGCGTATAATGCCGCTGCCGATTCCGCTCTCGGTGGCCACCGTCTGTCAGTCGGCGACGCAGTCGCTCTGCGCACCGACGCCACGATCACGCACACCGACCAGCCGCGCGCTCCATGagacgccacgcacgcagcgcttCTCTTGCCCTACGTCTGCGCTGCGGACGGGGTACGCTGGTCATAAGAACGGCAACCAGCGGGGTAGCTCGCAGCCACAGGATGCCCTCACGTCTTGTGTGGACGGTGGCGACGATATTCTCAGCGCCGCTCCGTTTTTGTGCAATCAGGATGTTAATGCGTCCGTGACTCACCTGGCGCACAAAGTCTGCGCGAGCGTCGGCCTGACAGGATCTGGTAGTGGCGCCGCACCGACTTtgcgctgcgcggccgcgtcgccgctgggCTCGCTGGTTGCGTGTACTCACTCTTCCCAGCGTCACTGCACCCCGTCGTCAAGCGACCCTGCACCGGAGATCGCTGTGTCGATCAACTGTGACGGCTGCAACCACCCCGCAGTGGCGAACGAGGCCTCCCCAACACCTAATGTCACCGTTGTGCGTGCATCGAGGGCGATGCTTTCCACGGGAGGCCCACAtacgccgctgcccgtgcATGGCTCCGCATCGCCTCTCTCGCAGCCTTGCGATGCTCCCTTGCTTCAGTTGAGCTCTGCCAGCCTCGACAGCCACCGCCGGTCAGTGAAGGACCACGAGAGTGACCGCATAGAGACGCCGCAAAGCAAACGGCGTGAGTCCATGAAGCGAGCGCGCGAGGAGGCTATGGACAGCGAAGACGTAGCCGCGGTGCGGCAGAGCGCGCGGGTTGTGTGACATCCAGTGCCATGTTCCTACCCACCTCCACACCCGCAGGGCTTCTGGAGGATGCGTATTGGACGACTCTGCTCCAATGGCAGTGCTTCGAATGGGGCTGACGGCTGACTTCCGCTCTATGCGGATGAGACGTCTGCCCCGACTCTCTATCCCCTTCGCTTGTTGTGTGCTTGTATTTGTGCTCCCCCGTACTTCATGTGGGGAGGGCACACCGTGTCGAGCTCCCGTCGTGCTgtctccttccttccttctgTTTCAGTTTGCTCTTGCTGCGGTTTGCTTTTACTtcaccctcttctctcccgttagatgcacgcacgcatacacgcacacatacacacttACAGACAGTGCAaattttttttcgttgttgtttcgATACGCCGGCtttcgcggcggcggttgggtgagggagggagggcgggcgCTTTGAGAGGGCGGCTCTGGCAGTGGAGCTCTTCATCTGGCGTATTTCCTCCGAGCGCAACGCCGACCCTACTCTGACTCTCCTCTTTCGTATCACACTCTTTTCTCTAGACACCTGCACGCTCGTGCGTGGCTACGCAAGCGCCACTACTACTAGCGTCGCAGTATTCATTCACATCTGCCATTCCGTGTTCACGtctcgccgtcctcgatCGTTGTGTCACatcggcgcacacacgtgtgcacacgcacacgcacatgcacacgccgCAGGCCTCCATCCTTCCTCTCCGTTCCCCTTCACCAAACATACTGCACGCTCGTAGCCGCACGCTCTCCTCGTCCCAtgtgctgctctcgctccctccgtctctctctctcttcgtgtgtgtgtgcttgttgTTCGCTTGTTTCCTTTCGCTCGCCCTTTACAGTACCTCCCACCCTCCCACCCTccactcccccccctccacccccccttcccttttgttttggagcggcggtggcggcggctcgctTTGTTCGTCTCCNNNNNNNNNNNNNNNNNNNNNNNNNNNNNNNNNNNNNNNNNNNNNNNNNNNNNNNNNNNNNNNNNNNNNNNNNNNNNNNNNNNNNNNNNNNNNNNNNNNacccccccttcccttttgttttggagcggcggtggcggcggctcgctTTGTTcgtctcccccccccgccctccttcaTAGATGgtggcacacgtgcacgttTTCGTTGCgcttgcttctttttttttcgtgcctCGTAGTCCTCGTCGCGCGGCCGAACTTGCTGCCCTTTTTCGTGCCACCCGGTCAcatccctctcctcctcctttgcctTACCgtgaccccccccccacacacacacacccttcctctccctcctctccgtgtATCCTCCTATTGCGTTCTCCCTGCATCACCgcctggtgctgctgtggtccATGTGTGCTTcgctgacacacacacacacatacatatatatatatatataccacacgtacacacagagaggcagGCAGCTGCGAACGCCACAGTACATAAACGGCGGGTATgtacttgtgtgtgtgtgtgtgtgtcggtcaCCCACCGGTTGTTCAGTTCTTCGGTAAAGTTCTCCGTCTTTCTACCTCTTGTAATGTACGCCTCAAAAGGAGAGGAAACTCCCACCCATACACTCCATCCTTTACGTTATCGGTCGCATGTAACGAATCTACGAGCGCAGGCGCGTTCCTTAGGGGGCTTTCTATACTTGTCtaccctccctccttctgcCTCCCACTGGCCCATCATCCCTCCGTTCCCTTGGTGccgcttccccctcccctcacccgACTCTCCCTGAGCGAatgtgccccccccccgggtAGTTCCGGACAAACTACACGGACGTGCcaaaggaagagaggaagagaggaagagaggcaacgaagagggagagaaggggtggggagagcgGGACAACCCCGacgctctcctccacctcacTCTCATTTCATGGAGCGGGTCTTGTGAAACTCCTGGCTAGGTTTACCGCATTGTGCAGAGGCATCTCGCACGctgctaccgctgctgctgtccctcctcccgctgaTTCTGCGCTCACCCGTGTTCTTCCcacttttttctctcttctcgctcCACTTGCACCGACGTCATGCTTTCCACCTTTTCTCGAAACACCATCGGTGCCGTTTCTATACATACACGCCTCTGCCACACTCGCTATCGCTaccacatacacgcacatgctGGCGTACCCGTGCAGCTAAGAAGAAACAACAGAACcaagcacagcacagcacacaacACGAGCAACAGTGTCCTTCTCTCAGGAAGTTTGTACAGACGCCCACTCCCGTAACACGCATATTGAATACGCAACcagagcacgcacacgcatatatatatatatatataactGGAAGGCAAATATATCGCACGCTCACGCACTAGCACGTACTGTGCCGCGAACGAAAGccaaacaacaacaaaaaggaagcAGCCTGCGGAGCACAAGCTCAAAACAAAGCCGACGATGCGAGCATCTGTCATGCTATGTGCCGCCTTGGGCGGTTTTCTCTTCGGCTATGACACGGGCGTCATCAATGCTGCCCTGTTCCAGATGAAGGACCACTTCGGCTTCAGCGAGCATTCGTGGCAGTACGCCCTCATCGTC
This genomic stretch from Leishmania donovani BPK282A1 complete genome, chromosome 24 harbors:
- a CDS encoding protein kinase, putative encodes the protein MDEVSVLNYLGPHPQIVRFLGSYTTSKNTSFFTMELMDSDVGRELREGNATLHEEGVCAAIAYSVLLALEEMHSHAVAHRDVKPGNILLKRLTEPEEWACIYLPRDDFRARLLPKSSAVSAFDPTLCTSKEASSHEVAPAIRSANDNASYVKAALGDFSAAHSTRCADNVAFFDTRGTLHYKSPEQLMGKRSVASENFAAVDLWGLGCTLYEMVTGTRPFPGSSELQVLMSILDALGSDIQSFPVATKHAALFDEIPASPAFVNLLQRLLCLDPTRRCTAKEALRHSFLASIRDSALRCADAERQISTDRLPYVIGIPLTLKYASFTHIPELRFSRISRTPLKATESTPSELSAPQQPPANGCPAPPSASDTEIAALTVVAEREAAAETRSKHRDVNHWSDGATTTLWGREGDCEDQEEKETPSKKPPQQHCSDTTGTSFLSESSYLHWSEIRPATRPSAPPLLKPLQHKENRVRSSSGCRAVAFFGNAAVGSTPSPSTSANDPQQQPPSLSGSMHRTVDVASRNTVSRALNISDSSVKGVRTERSASHVDFDLSPVAATQLFSTETDTSACLVPHPAAAFLPRRTQPVLQLASGSTFTASNLRANSSFERENLMVGRCGGNGTSTSAAVGVAGPTGVIHAGRCSTPRQHHGQRPTAFSGRALCFSEETDPFTRRSWGSSAGQQSCLNSLLTSPAPVGQRAVEECSPQPSPIRPIGVATRSPSGLPVAADRSGLFLDDSGVGLGWIGMPPTTSAAQESIGAGACEAVAALMPALARDVSRGSEAGAAVAPMLYPVRLQPSWNASSTTATGIVQPSNSPCVRRCVHLLEPPPGGCSRSRTCSAVALTMGVTTAAVAERPDASCSSQQQQPTTSPASTGRRDASSSRIMPLPIPLSVATVCQSATQSLCAPTPRSRTPTSRALHETPRTQRFSCPTSALRTGYAGHKNGNQRGSSQPQDALTSCVDGGDDILSAAPFLCNQDVNASVTHLAHKVCASVGLTGSGSGAAPTLRCAAASPLGSLVACTHSSQRHCTPSSSDPAPEIAVSINCDGCNHPAVANEASPTPNVTVVRASRAMLSTGGPHTPLPVHGSASPLSQPCDAPLLQLSSASLDSHRRSVKDHESDRIETPQSKRRESMKRAREEAMDSEDVAAVRQSARVV